In a genomic window of Gadus chalcogrammus isolate NIFS_2021 chromosome 17, NIFS_Gcha_1.0, whole genome shotgun sequence:
- the LOC130370283 gene encoding tenascin-R-like isoform X2: protein MAEESAGIDSMKEETDLKPGLKYDFQIKTQLKSGGLSHPALASAHTEAIPPGNVHVSHITSSTVSLTWETPAGEVGGYVVTCSCDSEAHREQTTDSNSVTFHDLKPGLTYDFQIKTQLKSGRLSQPALTSAHTELSYPQKRNWRIFSKILA, encoded by the exons ATGGCTGAAGAATCAGCTGGAATAGACAGCATGAAGGAGGAG ACTGATCTGAAGCCAGGGCTCAAGTATGACTTCCAAATTAAAACACAGCTGAAAAGCGGAGGACTCAGCCATCCTGCCTTGGCATCTGCCCACACAG AGGCCATTCCTCCAGGAAATGTCCATGTTTCCCATATCACTAGTAGTACGGTGTCTCTTACATGGGAAACACCTGCTGGTGAGGTGGGGGGTTACGTTGTGACCTGTTCCTGTGATTCAGAAGCACACCGAGAGCAGACAACAGATTCAAACAGTGTGACATTCCACGATCTGAAGCCAGGGCTCACGTATGACTTCCAAATTAAAACACAGCTGAAAAGCGGAAGACTCAGCCAGCCTGCATTGACATCTGCTCACACAG AACTATCATATCCACAGAAACGAAACTGGAGGATTTTCTCAAAAATCTTGGCTTAA
- the LOC130370283 gene encoding interferon-induced very large GTPase 1-like isoform X1 — translation MAEESAGIDSMKEETDLKPGLKYDFQIKTQLKSGGLSHPALASAHTEAIPPGNVHVSHITSSTVSLTWETPAGEVGGYVVTCSCDSEAHREQTTDSNSVTFHDLKPGLTYDFQIKTQLKSGRLSQPALTSAHTETKLEDFLKNLGLKENYKEKLSLSSVLQIDKKAVTEEAAKCLSDLPWCFLKRLMMVNGTARNVKCSAGSELEQDLPRGNVGLDLYTMFGPKKSGELLNPLDIITALFLCSNGLLQQEMAVKMSMCQFGLPLLLPDCGTQKQTLMLWALRGIVKKYRPQALSDAKSCIEKSIVVPKLPMVSFVRLGKSLLSKSEILNTLLSNPQQYQNTFVHHNMPCGNVPREIADGLVETSWYLPCGGQNIDIFNEPVAVANLRGDIALCELQYSFLCKTSAAVFVFLDNFDNQYELLKKQHETEIFLIVNVDNNNFNHERCIKVLEEISFPQTNIICKRKEVNNADFAKTIQDIVTNVVKKTEKKKSIEEMADIAIELGIMVDEHASDCQNAEKNAEAITSKITDTVQYKEKELPLQGSIWKEFTQLEKEECRLRKAGDKDIEKYKCGLHQQKTDLREQQRDLAISNDMISFIDALSCPAVEQAYFLKWMQIKIDNLSREHLSHLRAEYKLKSKNSSKEELKVIDQQLSKSSLGIENYFREMGQIYESTVSLPESDLFRQKFMHLPELCAQLLIDGFPLELVDGEASGIPLAWVKDVFSELRKMVVPESKIRVVTVLGIQSTGKSTLLNTMFGVQFAVSSGRCTRGAFMLLIRVNKEYSKEINCDFLIILDTEGLKSLELAQLEDSYEHDNELATIVVGLSDITIINIAMENMTDMKDILQIVVHAFLRMKEVGKKPKCLFVHQNVSDVSAHDNNLRDRTVLLQQLNEMTQAAAKVEKKEENKSFKEVMEYDPDTGNGYIPGLWHGNPPMAPVNSGYSEAVYELKTNIIQMLKDCKSSAYDFDQFINWTASLWKAIKHENFIFSFRNSLVADAYMKICTEFNKWEWEFKRHMYSLEISAKTQISNFGTSAGISEASNIRELVTELNTEAFLELIKWEEKLIDNLELYFKTDGQVHLVERYREDFIQSANILRNESERSFKSEVHIAAENKEAMAKVEEVKKSTTKRLEGEVLRLLEEGHKNQSQSDEELRNDFDQMWEKATEPLRDKVMPKINVYNRVHLQLRKNVDPMGSHANQIVNVTLKDHGHGDFEANYGRLSKFVKLTELKWRYKAELQEKADEIIASCKRLVSVQRQEKTDYHDNYIQEILNHIDVKLDGEKDTQYVVSLKLHVCCYAARIFEEMHQDFITENDPIKCVNRDKDRFFDDFKDLYHAVEQDEKKAVEFANRCLQPAVETYIRVSSVPDVVDEMVSGNDSVNFSTRMFFQYSVLKDLLSKESYDDFKEYTSSYAKFTREWIQEQIEKRFSDGTKLLELEDKYLKQCIRCIENAIQKAQVNKVATQKEFVQDICKELGDKLVISQDALSACMVLLKEATAEKFADFLKKSVKEMEQALQKKQKQTKFKAKLDGLGSKPLDKLTAKLVGCGKQCPFCKAPCEAGAEFHKAHRVEIHRPQGFGRRKHHGSNKLVSYICTSAVSSDIKFRNVDTKGEWHPYKEYKTLYEDWEIPADGSYTASDYWKYVMVKFNNDLAESYNAKPADIPTEWRKISKEDAEKSLKAAFNVN, via the exons ATGGCTGAAGAATCAGCTGGAATAGACAGCATGAAGGAGGAG ACTGATCTGAAGCCAGGGCTCAAGTATGACTTCCAAATTAAAACACAGCTGAAAAGCGGAGGACTCAGCCATCCTGCCTTGGCATCTGCCCACACAG AGGCCATTCCTCCAGGAAATGTCCATGTTTCCCATATCACTAGTAGTACGGTGTCTCTTACATGGGAAACACCTGCTGGTGAGGTGGGGGGTTACGTTGTGACCTGTTCCTGTGATTCAGAAGCACACCGAGAGCAGACAACAGATTCAAACAGTGTGACATTCCACGATCTGAAGCCAGGGCTCACGTATGACTTCCAAATTAAAACACAGCTGAAAAGCGGAAGACTCAGCCAGCCTGCATTGACATCTGCTCACACAG AAACGAAACTGGAGGATTTTCTCAAAAATCTTGGCTTAAAAGAGAACTACAAGGAGAAGCTCTCACTAAGCAGTGTGCTACAGATTGACAAGAAGGCCGTCACAGAAGAAGCGGCTAAATGTCTTTCAGACCTCCCTTGGTGCTTTCTCAAGAGGTTAATGATGGTCAATGGGACtgctagaaatgtgaaatgTTCTGCAGGCAGTGAGTTAGAGCAAGATCTTCCTCGTGGCAATGTCGGTTTAGATCTTTACACCATGTTTGGCCCTAAAAAGTCAGGTGAATTGCTTAACCCATTAGACATAATCACTGCTCTCTTTCTGTGCTCAAATGGCCTCCTTCAGCAAGAAATGGCAGTCAAAATGTCCATGTGTCAGTTTGGGTTGCCTCTACTGCTTCCTGATTGTGGCACACAGAAGCAAACACTCATGCTTTGGGCTTTGAGAGGCATTGTTAAAAAGTACAGACCTCAGGCACTCTCTGACGCCAAAAGCTGTATTGAAAAATCAATTGTGGTCCCCAAACTTCCGATGGTGTCCTTTGTGAGACTGGGTAAAAGTTTGTTATCGAAGTCAGAGATTCTGAATACACTCCTAAGCAATCCCCAACAGTACCAAAACACCTTTGTTCACCATAACATGCCATGTGGTAATGTTCCAAGGGAAATTGCAGATGGACTTGTCGAAACTAGTTGGTATCTTCCCTGTGGTGGCCAAAACATAGATATCTTCAATGAACCAGTAGCTGTAGCTAATCTCAGAGGAGATATTGCTCTCTGTGAATTGCAATATTCCTTTTTATGCAAAACGTCTGCGGCAGTTTTTGTGTTTCTTGACAATTTTGACAACCAATACGAACTACTCAAAAAACAACACGAAACAGAGATTTTCTTGATAGTCAATGTGGATAACAATAATTTCAACCACGAAAGGTGCATAAAGGTACTGGAAGAAATAAGTTTTCCACAGACCAACATCATTTGTAAGAGAAAGGAAGTCAACAATGCCGACTTTGCAAAAACTATACAAGACATAGTAACAAATGTTGTTAaaaagacagagaaaaaaaagagcataGAGGAAATGGCTGACATTGCTATTGAGCTTGGAATAATGGTTGATGAGCATGCCTCAGACTGTCAGAACGCTGAGAAAAATGCAGAAGCTATCACCTCAAAAATAACAGACACTGTACAGTACAAAGAAAAAGAACTTCCTCTGCAGGGCTCAATATGGAAAGAATTTACCCAATTAGAGAAGGAGGAATGTCGGCTTCGAAAAGCTGGGGATAAAGacatagaaaaatacaaatgtGGCCTACACCAGCAGAAAACAGATCTCCGGGAACAGCAGAGGGATTTGGCCATTTCAAATGATATGATCAGCTTCATAGATGCACTCTCATGTCCAGCTGTTGAACAGGCTTATTTTTTAAAATGGATGCAAATTAAAATTGACAACTTGTCCCGAGAACATTTGTCACATCTCAGGGCGGAGTATAAACTCAAAAGTAAGAATTCAAGCAAAGAAGAACTTAAAGTCATTGATCAACAACTATCTAAAAGCTCTTTAGGCATTGAAAACTACTTTCGAGAAATGGGTCAAATATATGAATCTACAGTCTCCCTTCCTGAATCAGATTTGTTTCGTCAAAAATTCATGCATTTGCCCGAGTTGTGTGCCCAATTACTCATTGATGGATTTCCACTGGAGCTTGTGGATGGAGAAGCATCAGGCATTCCTTTGGCATGGGTGAAGGACGTCTTTTCTGAGCTGAGAAAAATGGTAGTTCCAGAGAGTAAGATAAGAGTTGTCACAGTTCTTGGGATTCAGAGCACAGGAAAGTCCACTCTTCTCAACACTATGTTTGGAGTGCAGTTTGCGGTCAGCAGTGGCCGATGCACTAGAGGGGCTTTCATGTTGCTCATCAGAGTGAACAAAGAGTACTCAAAAGAAATTAACTGTGATTTTTTGATCATCCTTGACACCGAAGGACTGAAATCGCTAGAGCTAGCACAATTAGAAGATAGCTATGAGCACGACAATGAGCTTGCAACTATTGTTGTGGGGTTAAGTGACATCACAATAATAAACATTGCAATGGAGAACATGACAGACATGAAAGACATCCTACAGATTGTAGTACATGCCTTTCTCAGGATGAAAGAAGTCGGCAAAAAACCAAAATGTCTGTTTGTTCATCAGAACGTATCAGATGTGTCAGCCCATGACAATAACTTAAGGGACAGAACCGTGCTGTTACAACAGTTGAACGAGATGACACAGGCAGCTGCCAAAGTTGAgaaaaaagaggaaaacaaaAGCTTCAAGGAAGTAATGGAATATGATCCTGACACTGGCAACGGGTACATTCCTGGACTATGGCATGGAAACCCACCAATGGCACCAGTAAATTCAGGTTACAGTGAAGCAGTTTATGAACTGAAAACAAACATTATCCAAATGTTGAAAGATTGCAAGTCATCTGCTTACGACTTTGATCAATTTATTAATTGGACAGCAAGTCTATGGAAAGCCATAAAACATGAAAATTTCATATTCAGCTTTAGAAATAGCCTGGTGGCTGATGCTTACATGAAAATATGCACAGAATTCAACAAGTGGGAATGGGAATTCAAAAGGCACATGTACTCATTGGAAATAAGTGCAAAAACACAGATTTCAAATTTTGGAACAAGTGCTGGCATATCTGAGGCATCCAACATCAGAGAACTTGTCACGGAATTGAATACTGAAGCCTTTTTAGAGCTAATTAAATGGGAAGAAAAACTTATTGACAACCTAGAACTATATTTCAAAACTGATGGTCAGGTCCACCTAGTCGAGAGATACAGAGAAGACTTCATACAAAGTGCAAATATCCTAAGAAACGAATCGGAAAGGTCGTTTAAGTCGGAAGTACATATAGCGGCTGAAAATAAAGAGGCAATGGCAAAAGTTGAGGAAGTAAAGAAAAGCACCACAAAACGTTTGGAGGGAGAAGTGCTTAGACTGCTAGAGGAAGGCCATAAAAATCAAAGCCAATCGGATGAAGAGCTGAGAAATGATTTTGACCAGATGTGGGAGAAAGCTACAGAACCTCTCCGTGACAAAGTAATGCCCAAAATCAATGTCTATAATAGAGTTCATCTTCAACTGAGAAAGAATGTAGACCCAATGGGTAGCCATGCAAATCAGATAGTTAACGTAACACTTAAAGATCATGGACATGGGGATTTCGAAGCAAATTATGGCAGGTTGTCAAAGTTTGTTAAATTGACAGAATTAAAATGGAGATATAAAGCAGAGTTACAAGAAAAGGCTGACGAAATTATAGCAAGTTGCAAAAGACTTGTATCTGTTCAAAGGCAGGAGAAAACAGATTACCATGACAATTACATTCAGGAGATTTTGAATCACATTGATGTGAAACTCGATGGAGAAAAAGACACACAATATGTAGTGAGTTTAAAATTACACGTTTGTTGTTATGCAGCTAGAATCTTTGAAGAAATGCACCAGGATTTCATAACAGAAAATGACCCAATCAAGTGTGTCAATCGAGACAAAGATAGGTTTTTTGATGATTTTAAAGACCTGTATCACGCAGTGGAGCAGGATGAAAAGAAAGCTGTGGAATTTGCTAATCGTTGCCTCCAGCCTGCAGTAGAGACCTACATTAGAGTTTCCTCGGTTCCAGATGTTGTTGATGAAATGGTGTCAGGCAATGATTCAGTGAATTTCAGCACGCGCATGTTTTTCCAATATTCTGTCTTAAAAGACTTGCTTTCAAAAGAAAGCTATGACGACTTCAAAGAGTACACCAGTTCATATGCGAAATTCACAAGGGAATGGATTCAGGAGCAAATTGAGAAACGCTTTTCAGATGGAACCAAACTTTTAGAGTTAGAGGATAAATATCTAAAACAATGTATCAGATGTATTGAAAATGCTATTCAAAAGGCCCAAGTGAACAAAGTAGCGACCCAAAAAGAGTTTGTTCAAGATATTTGCAAGGAACTTGGTGATAAATTGGTAATCTCCCAGGATGCTCTCAGCGCTTGCATGGTGCTTTTGAAAGAAGCCACAGCAGAAAAGTTTGCAGACTTTCTTAAAAAATCTGTGAAGGAAATGGAACAAGCTctgcagaaaaaacaaaaacaaactaaatTCAAAGCGAAACTAGACGGACTCGGGTCAAAGCCACTAGATAAGCTTACAGCTAAGTTAGTTGGATGTGGTAAACAGTGCCCATTCTGCAAGGCACCATGTGAGGCAGGGGCAGAGTTTCACAAGGCTCATCGTGTTGAAATACATAGGCCACAGGGGTTTGGAAGACGCAAACATCACGGCTCAAATAAACTCGTATCTTATATTTGCACATCCGCTGTCTCTAGTGACATAAAATTCAGGAATGTGGATACTAAGGGGGAGTGGCATCCTTACAAGGAATATAAAACATTGTACGAGGATTGGGAAATTCCTGCAGATGGTAGCTATACAGCATCTGATTACTGGAAATATGTGATGGTCAAGTTCAACAATGATTTAGCTGAATCTTATAATGCCAAGCCTGCAGATATTCCCACTGAATGGAGAaaaattagcaaggaagatgCTGAGAAAAGCCTTAAAGCGGCATTTAATGTCAATTAG